The sequence below is a genomic window from Streptomyces sp. NBC_00289.
AGATGGTCTACAGCAAGCAGGAAACGGCGGGCGCCCCGACGTGTTGTCACGCGGCCAGGTAATGCACGTTCCCGGTTGCGTCGACGCTTGATGTGAGGCTGTTTCCCATGTTCGATCCGGTCATAGCGCCCAGCGGTACGCTGCTCGGCCTGCTTCAGCGGGGCCGTGGCGACGGCACGCTGCACGCACTCACCGCACCGCGCGCCGAAGCGCTCGCGGCCCTGAACCAGTGTGTGCTGCGCGACCCCCGCCACGACTGGCAGGTGGAGAACCGCTCCCTCTACTACGCCCGTCTCTACCTCGACCTGAACGGCGAGCTGGACGAGATCGAGGCGCACCTCTTCGACGTCGAGGACGTCTTCGACGGCGAGGAGTCCCGCACCGGGCTCGCCCTCGCGGTCCTGGGCCACCTCGCCTCGTACGGCAGGCTCGACGCGCTTGAACTGCTGCGCAGGTACGCCGCCTCCGGCTCGAACTGGGCCTGGGCCCTGGACGAACTGGCGCTGCGCGACGACGACGCCGGCCTGCGCGCCCTGGCGGCACCCGTCCTGGCGCGCTTCGCCACCGACGCCGAGGGCGAGGCGGAACTCGCCGCCGCCGTGCGCGACTCCTTCGAGCCCCGGCCCTGGCGGCTGTGGGCCGAGGATCCGCGGGAATCCATCGCCACGCGGGTGCGTGCCGCCCACGAGTCCGGCTGCTTCGACCGCTGGCAGCGGCAGATGCGCCCCAGCGGCCCACGTCCCGGGTGGAGCGTGCAGGCCGTCTTCGAATGGGCCCAGCAGGGCATCGAACGCGGTGCCGCGCTCCATGTGCCGGCCGCCCGCTGCCTCTCGGCCGTCGCCGGACCCGAGGACCGGCCCGAGATCATCGGGGCCGCCGAGGACGGCACCGACGGAGCCCGCTGCACCGCCCTGCGCTATCTCGCCGACAGCAACGATCCCGACGCCCTCCGCCTCGTCGAGGGCGCCGTGACCACCGGCTCGGCCCTCGTCGTGGAGGCCGCCGTCGACGCCTTCGAACGCATGCGCAGCATCGCCGCCGTCGACCGTGCGCGGGGCTGGGCCCGACGGCCCGATCCGCTCGGCGCCGCCGCCGGCCGGATGCTCGCCTGCCGGGGCGGAGCGCAGGACAGCGACCTGGTCCTCGCGGCACTCCGGGAGGCCGTACGGGGCGAGGGGCCCGACGCGCCGACGCTGTGGACCCTCGTCGACGGCGCCGGACGGCTCGGCATCGTCTGCGCCGCCCCCGTCCTGCGGCACGTCTACCGCGAGACCGCCTCGTCCCATCTGCGCGGCCGTGCCGCCCGTGCCCTCGCCGCCACGGACCCGTCCTACGCCACCGGATTCGCCGTCGAGTGCCTGTGGGACTGCGAGGAGTCGACCCGCGAGATCGCCGCCCGGCACGCCGAGACCGGTGACGCCCGGGTCGTGGAGCGGCTGCGCAGGCTCGCCGCCGACCCGGCCGAGGAGGACGAGGTGCAGACGGCCGTCCGCAGCCGGATCGGACCGGACGCGCCCGCGGTGTGAACAGGGGATGACCCGTGGGTCAGGGCGGTATGGACGCGGCCTGACCTGCCCGGGTGCGCCGCGCAACGCTCATGGACCGTTCCTCGTCCGGAAAGATCCACGTTGACGCGGCCACGTCCAGCACGGCGACAACACGGGTATGCGTCTCGTCATCGTGACCGAATCCTTTCCCCCCGACGTGAACGGCGTGGCCCACTGCGCGCTCCAGACCGCCCGGCACCTCGTGGATCGCGGTCACCTTCCCCTCGTCGTCGCGCCGGCCACCGTCGCCGGCAGCGGGCCCGACGCCTCGGCGCCGTGCCCCGTCGTCCGCATCCCCTCCCTGCCGCTCCCGGGCTACCCCCAGGTCCGCGTCGCCCTCCCGAGCCGGCGTGTCGCCGCGGCCATCACCGAGCACCGCGCCGACCTCGTACACCTGGCCAGTCCCTTCGTCCTCGGCGTCCGCGGCATGGCGGCCGCCGCCCGGCTCGGCATCCCCGCCGTGGCCGTCTACCAGACCGACCTCGCCGGATACGCCCGCACCTACGTGGGCGCCGGTGAGGCGGCGGCCTGGCGGCGCATACGCTCCGTCCACTCGGCCGCCGACCTGACGCTCGCCCCGTCCGGCCCAGCCCTGCTCGACCTCCAGGCACACGGCGTGCCCCGCGTGCGACTGTGGGCGCGGGGCGTGGACACCGCACGCTTCCGTCCCGAACTGCGCGACGAGACGCTGCGCCGTGAGCTCGCCCCGAACGGCGAGCTGATCGTCGGCTACGTGGGGCGACTCGCCCCCGAGAAGCAGATCGAGCTCCTGGCCGGCGTGTGCGGCCTGCCGGGCGTCCGCGTCGTGGTCGTGGGCGACGGGCCCAGCCGGCCGAGCCTGGACCAGGCGCTGCCCGGCGCGGTCTTCCTGGGCCGGCGCACCGGCGACGAACTCGCCCGCATCTTCGCCTCCCTGGACGTCTTCGCGCACACCGGCCCCTTCGAGACCTTCTGCCAGACCGTGCAGGAGGCCATGGCGAGCGGCGTGCCCGTCGTCGCGCCCGCCGCCGGCGGACCGCTTGACCTGGTCGCCCACGGACGCACCGGACTGCTGGTCCCGCCGGGCGACCCCGACGCCGTACGGGACGCCGTCGCCGCCCTGGCCGCCGATCCCGTCCTGCGAGCCGCCTTCGGCAGCACGGCGCGCGCGAGCGTCGAGGGACGTACCTGGGCGGCCGTCGGTGACCAGTTGATCGGCCACTACGGCGACGTGCTCGCCGCACGCCGGACGGCGGTGGCGGCATGACCTCGTTGCGGATCGTGCGGCTGGCGAACTTCGTCGCGCCCTCGTCCGGCGGTCTGCGCACCGCGCTGCGCGAGCTGGGCAAGGGGTACAGAGCCGCGGGACACGAACCCGTGCTCGTCGTACCCGGTGAGCGGGCGGGCGACCGGGAGACCGAACAGGGCCGGGTCATCACACTGCCCGGCCCGCTGCTGCCCGGAACCGGCGGCTACCGCGTCCTCACCGACAGACGGCGGGTGGCAGCCCTCCTGGAGGAACTGGCCCCCGACCGCCTGGAGGTCTCCGACCGCACCACCCTCAGATGGACCGGCAAGTGGGCGCGCCGGGCCCGCGTCCAGGCCGTGATGGTCTCCCACGAGACCGCCGACGGCGTCCTGCGCACCTGGGGACTGTCGGAGAACCTGTCCCGGCGTACGGCCGACGCCCTCAACGTCCGTACGGCACACACGTACGCGCGCGTGGTGTGCACGACGGAGTTCGCCGAGCGGGAGTTCGTGCGGATCGGGGCCCGCAACGTCGTACGGGCCCCGCTGGGCGTCGACCTCGCCGCCCGGCACCCCGGCCTGTGTGATGCCGGGCTGCGGGCCCGGTACGCGCGCGTGGACGAGACCCTGCTCGTGATGTGCTCCCGGCTGTCGGTGGAGAAGCGGCCCGGCACCGCGCTGGACGCCCTGGAGGCGCTGTCGCGGCGCGGCCGGCGGGCGGTGCTGGTGGTGGCCGGGGACGGACCGCTGCGCGCGCGGCTCGAACACCGGGCGCGCGAGCGCGGACTGGCGGTCACCTTCCTCGGCCATGTGGCCGACCGCACGCTGCTCGGCGCGCTCCAGGCGTCCGCCGACGTGTGTCTGGCGCCGGGGCCGGCGGAGACGTTCGGGCTCGCCGCGCTGGAGGCGATGGCGTGCGCCACACCCGTGGTGGCGAGCGCCTCGTCCGCGCTGTCGGAGGTGATCGGCGCCGCGGGAGCCACGGCCGCGGACCACGGGGGCGCCTTCGCGGACGCCGTGGAGTTGCTGCTCGAACGCCCGGAGCCGCGGCGGCGCGAGGCCGCACGCGCGCGTGCGGAGTGCTTCGGGTGGCGTACGGCGGTCGAGGCGTTCCTCGCCGCCCACGACGCGGGCATCCCTGGCGCGACGCGTTCGTTCCTGCCGGAGGGCGTCACATGAGACCGCTGCGCTTCGTCGCCCTCGGCGACTCGCTGACCGAGGGCGTGGGCGATCCCGTCGGCGACGGATGGCGCGGCTGGGCCGCGCTGCTCGCGGACGGACTCACGGCGACGGCCGGGGAGAGCGAGCGGGCCGTCGTATTCACCAACCTCGCGGTGAGCGGCTCCCAGACGCGTGACGTACTGGACCGGCAACTGCCCGCC
It includes:
- a CDS encoding HEAT repeat domain-containing protein, whose translation is MFDPVIAPSGTLLGLLQRGRGDGTLHALTAPRAEALAALNQCVLRDPRHDWQVENRSLYYARLYLDLNGELDEIEAHLFDVEDVFDGEESRTGLALAVLGHLASYGRLDALELLRRYAASGSNWAWALDELALRDDDAGLRALAAPVLARFATDAEGEAELAAAVRDSFEPRPWRLWAEDPRESIATRVRAAHESGCFDRWQRQMRPSGPRPGWSVQAVFEWAQQGIERGAALHVPAARCLSAVAGPEDRPEIIGAAEDGTDGARCTALRYLADSNDPDALRLVEGAVTTGSALVVEAAVDAFERMRSIAAVDRARGWARRPDPLGAAAGRMLACRGGAQDSDLVLAALREAVRGEGPDAPTLWTLVDGAGRLGIVCAAPVLRHVYRETASSHLRGRAARALAATDPSYATGFAVECLWDCEESTREIAARHAETGDARVVERLRRLAADPAEEDEVQTAVRSRIGPDAPAV
- a CDS encoding glycosyltransferase family 4 protein, which produces MRLVIVTESFPPDVNGVAHCALQTARHLVDRGHLPLVVAPATVAGSGPDASAPCPVVRIPSLPLPGYPQVRVALPSRRVAAAITEHRADLVHLASPFVLGVRGMAAAARLGIPAVAVYQTDLAGYARTYVGAGEAAAWRRIRSVHSAADLTLAPSGPALLDLQAHGVPRVRLWARGVDTARFRPELRDETLRRELAPNGELIVGYVGRLAPEKQIELLAGVCGLPGVRVVVVGDGPSRPSLDQALPGAVFLGRRTGDELARIFASLDVFAHTGPFETFCQTVQEAMASGVPVVAPAAGGPLDLVAHGRTGLLVPPGDPDAVRDAVAALAADPVLRAAFGSTARASVEGRTWAAVGDQLIGHYGDVLAARRTAVAA
- a CDS encoding glycosyltransferase produces the protein MTSLRIVRLANFVAPSSGGLRTALRELGKGYRAAGHEPVLVVPGERAGDRETEQGRVITLPGPLLPGTGGYRVLTDRRRVAALLEELAPDRLEVSDRTTLRWTGKWARRARVQAVMVSHETADGVLRTWGLSENLSRRTADALNVRTAHTYARVVCTTEFAEREFVRIGARNVVRAPLGVDLAARHPGLCDAGLRARYARVDETLLVMCSRLSVEKRPGTALDALEALSRRGRRAVLVVAGDGPLRARLEHRARERGLAVTFLGHVADRTLLGALQASADVCLAPGPAETFGLAALEAMACATPVVASASSALSEVIGAAGATAADHGGAFADAVELLLERPEPRRREAARARAECFGWRTAVEAFLAAHDAGIPGATRSFLPEGVT